AGATTTCAAAATTCCATTCCCAGGTCGTTCAAACAtctgttcattttcttttttggtaaTTTTAGTAACCTCAAGGCTTTCCCTCCATCTCTCTTCCACTTCTTCTGGTTCTTGCTGGTTAGCCTTTTCATGATACATATATTTGTCGATTTGCATGCTCTTTTCTCCTCCTGTctcataattttatatacttACACCCTTTAGGTAGAGATTGTGCCCTTCTCAACTCCCTTTTGAGGTCATTATTAGTTCCAAGTATTCAACAAATTAGTAATCACAACTGggatttttttgttatgataCTACCAAGTGCCAGCGAGTGTGACCTTCATCTGGGCCAATACCTGCATGACCATATGGATATGTtagaattgatttatatataatatccgtGTGTGGTTAGCATACGAATAATTGGAAGTGGTTGTGCACTGCCACATGCTTAAAACTCCTCTCTATTTTTCAAGATTCTTGTCACTGATGTCTTTGGTTTAGGGAACTACAATGGCCCTCATGGTTTTTTGCACTTGCAGTAATTAAGGTCATCCCTGTTTACCCTTCTTCTACTCATGTAAAATGCagaatttaataatgaatggCCTTCACTGCAACTTTAGTCTGCACCATTTACAACTGAATTGTTATAAAGGCTTCTATCTTATGGAAATATCGctgttttgtttgtgttcaGATATTTTCCATGCACTTCCTTCTTAGCTTATGGCATCTTAAAATCTTGATCATATTTTGGCCATGAGcctttcttaatttaaatttagatagatgatgattttaaattttaattaaaatttaaaaccaaaatgtCATATTCAAGAAAGTGAAATATGCTATTTTGGTTGTATTTTAGAGAAGTGATAAATTTGAATCGTGTCGTTTTAGTTAGTTGCATTTGTTTGGTTTCTTGTTGGTTAATCAGGCCATCTTTGACCCGTCTTCACACAACCAAACAGCAGAGGATGTAGTTTCTGAATTGCTAGTAGCACGATAAAAAAGACTACGCCTCATTACGCAGTTGTTTGCGTCTTTGGGCAAGCAATTGCAAAGTATAGAATTTTAATATCTAAGAACAAATTTTGTAAGTACATGGTGTGCCGTGATGTAATTTCTATTGATGCCAtacaataatcaaattttacagATTAGGATGGTGATTGCAGATCATTTCATGCTTTTGACAGTAATCTCGTGAACCTGATTCCTGCATTAGACGATTCTTAATAAGCTAATCCaccagcaaatgtatcagtgtCGTGAAGCAGAGATTCTGTCAACCAGTAACCATCCCAGCATCCACCAACCCTCTGCCAGTGACAAGCAAACAAACATCAGATGCATACATGGTTGTGctaaattaaactaaatcaGATAACAACAAGGAACCAGTaatctataattaatttaagaaatcaataattcaaatatcaatCATTGAATTAAGGAAAGAATCACCAAAGTTAAATACTGATGCGGTAATCCACAGTTCACAAAATGCCTAACTACGTACttccaaacaaaaataaacaatttttgcAAACAAAATGAACCAAACACAACACCAAATCCCTCACAAACATGACTACGATGATACGATGTATCGGAAGAAATCATGACCAAACCTGAACCATTGTAAATTGAAATATCTCTTCTTCCTCCGGTCGACTCCCACGAATCCAAACCCGCTGCTTGTATTTGTTCTATTTGAAGTTCATCATTCCATAACATCAGTTTTTTAagataacacaaaaaaaaaaaaaaaaaaaattgaacaagaaCAAACATTCTACCTCCTCGACAAACAAAGTGCTCATGATCTTTCTCTCCTTGTGACCTAGCAATACTCGATAAGTAGAGTGGTGAAAAATACGCCTAAACCTTTCAAACTGCACATGTAGAGGTGTATTACTGTTTAGCATGAATTTCAACaagaaattatttcaataacaGTAAAGTAACCATGACTAATGAATGTGTATACCGAAGTTTTACTCAatgaagtaataaaaaattaccattAGCATGGCTTTACTGCAGAAGTTAGTAAATTTCCTCTAGATACTTTAAAAGAAGAACACAACTTTAACATAACGAACGAACGAACGAACGAACCTGGCCCAAATCAAAGAAAGGCCCAAAATAGGTAGACCTTTCAAAAGGATCAAATCCGGCGAACCTGTACATAACCTCGATTCCATAGTCTTGACGAGGTTGATCGTTATACTTCAAGGCTTCGAGCTGGTAATGCACCGCATCTTCTGCACTAAACTATACCAAACATTGATTTAACAGAAAAGGaacaaaggaaaaggaaagagaagaggGGAAGTGGTGGACAGTGATTATTACATCTAATCGTGGACCAAAGGGCCTTTTCTTGCGAGATTTGAACCTGCAGGCGGTGTTGGAATCGGAATATTGGAGAATAAAATGGAATTGGATGAATATATGTAAGGAAGAATAGGTACCAATCCTCGGAGAGGGAATCGGGAACTTCGGCAGCGGCTTTGAAGCGAGAGTTTCCGGTGTTGTTGAACAAGAATCGAACGGAATGCGGATGCGACAAGAGAGAGGATCCAAACGACATCGTTCAAGGCTCTGATAcgaaagggaagaagaagaagaaaaaaaaaattgaagattgaGATGAACGCTTTTCTCTTCAAGCTTCTGAGCACGACGTCTATGGTCTCTCTTGGTCTCTTGaagattattttcaaaaaataatttatgatttaaattacttaaaagtatattttaatgataatatttttttcacactcggtaaccaaaataaatattcatttgtGAAGTACAAAATTAAGTCCATTTCCCCCGTATGAGGATTTACTTGGTCATTTTACGCTACAAAGTAACCtctaaacaattataattatacaagTCACTCTAACAAAATtaccaaataattaataacatctCATAAAACTATCATTATTAATAGTTAGTTATAAAACTCTAAGATTtgatggaaaatatttttaaataagatagaacatctataaagtatttttgattattttattattaaaaagtttttattataaataaaaaaacagtaaactagagttcatttttataaaagttaattttttttaaaagaaaaatattttcttttatttttttctaagatttttaacttttaccCACATGTTTGAATATGGAAAAGTATGATACAACTCCTGACGACCGGAAGAGGAGTATGGTTTAGGTTGCATGTGCGATTTGGGAGTCATAAATGAATTTCAGCTCAATTAggattattagaatataatcATATAGTTTATATGTGTCTTCTTTGTATATTCTGTCTATTTCAGTGATTAGGACGACTTAGTGTTAAAGAACCTTtgtaataatactttttaacatgtaagaaaatataactctttaaaaaattgtaatgtgATTTGATATGAAATTATGTTATTGATTTTTTGAAGTTGAATTATGAATGGATTGGTTTCTTATTGAATTGACAGTGATAAATGTATAATTTGTTTGGAatgatatgattttttaaataataatgagTTCGATTGAATTAGTATCAGCAAATGAATGTTATACTTATGTAATGTTGGAAGCATTGTATTTTTatgtgttagatatattaaataagGGATCAAAATGATATTATTCAGATTCTATTATGTGTCATAATTCACATAGAGTATGATATTTAGTCGAAAGAGTTGATGAAGGTTCCAATAACATGGAATTTGTTGAGATGATAACTTTTTCTAACTAGCATAGGTGAACTAATTAACCTTGTTACTAGAAAGATCTGTATAACCATGACATTATCAATCTAAATGCTATCGGTATCCCTATATCATGGTAGAATCTCTTAATACATATCATGGAGATTCCAATGACATTTTGTCCtccttaataaataaataaatatatatatataatcattcgAAGGTAGTTGCTATTGAATTTCTTCTATGATgttttggaattaaatgaaTTGGATGTGTATTTActggattttgaaatctttaagtTCAATTTTATACACAAATgtgtattgttttctttttttatttttaataatagcTTATTACTGTTGTGTGTTTGTCTCTGTCTGCTATGTATGtgaaatttaattcatataagaAGATACTACATGCAGGGTATCTAATAGTGACACGACTTAGGAGTAGAGTTTGAGGTAGACTATCGCGAGTGTGTAGTTTATGTTATATTACATTTTGTTCCTAAatgtttgttttccttttgaaaattttagacaTTAACTTTGAGGAACATTGATTGTAggcataattttttttgtcctctaatttgtttggaaaattaaagtgtattataattcttattttccaTTAGTACATCAGATTTTGAAGAACAGTTTGATGATCACAATGAACGCTCATGGAATAATAaggaaaaattaacattatGATAACATTCTTCcgcaaaattattaaaattgataaattttaaaaatattttttgccggccttttttctaataaaacatacaaaaataaaatacaaacaacttgcatttattattaaaataatattttcctatttatCTAATAACATAGACTATACAAATATGAAGTAGACCTCTTCATATTCTATCTCCTTAttagtatttgaaaatttaacttTACTTTTGTAGCTGCCTTCATTGTTAAATTGGCGCTTTGACGTagtcttttggtttctcttccaaaattctttttcttataagCTGACGCTATAAAGAACATAAAAGTTAaggttcttcttcttttaattaaGCATATGCTAaacaacatttatatatatatatatatatatatatatatatatatatatatatatatatatatatatatatatatatataaactaattaaaaagtagattaagaaaaggaaagagtaattaatattattacatttcGAAAATGGCCCTTGAGAGTTAGAgttttagataattaaattgAGAGAAAGTATTATTAAACTGGACGGACCTGAATGAGCAGGTTAGGAAAGAAAAACAAGCAGATCTCAACAGAAAGTGaccattattattaaaatatgaatgcaaCTTCATCTGCATATTACTCAATCATTACAGAGAATAATTTTCAGAGTAACAAATATGCCAACAAAGAATCTGTTCCCGTTTTCAAACCCTGCAAAAATGGACAAATTACGAATCCTCAGTTGAGATTATTATTTCACTCTAAATAGATAAAACCAACAACCGCTCATCATCCATTCACCAAAGATTCTAgaatcataattattattaattttgttgttgcagGTAAGGAAAGTCATAACAGAAGCGCTCAACGTTTGATTTTTCAACGTCTAATCTTGCTAGAAACCAACACGAAACGTAATTaagaataaactataaaatactATAACGATGAAAAGGTAAAAGAGAACTCACTGTTGGTATTCTACGTTAATGAACGGTGCAGAAGCGTTGGCGATGACCTGAAAGCCCTTCGAGGAGAGGACCAACGTAGTTCCAGCTAAAGAAGGCCTAGAAACCGATGACTGCGCTCGATCAACGATCTTGATTTGAATCATCTGGCCAGGAATGCAAGTTCCGCGAGCCGCAGCGCTGATGCACCGCACCTGATACTGCCTCCCACATGCTGCTCCATTGTCCCATAAACCCTCCCCGACGGCACCGAAGAAGTTATTCGACGGAAACTGTGACGCGTCTCTGCCGTAGCATGCAGTGGCTGCACGTGTCACCATAAACAGTATATCATCAAAGTTTTTCCTATGAAAGATTAATCTGAAGTAACATTTGTGTTAAGAATATATGTACTTACGCAAAAAGGGAGGGCCATAGTGTGCAGCGGTGCCGACGTCGGCGAGAGAGTGGCGGAGGAAGAGTGAGGAGAAGAAGAGAGTGCAGAGGATCAGGCGGAGGGAGGAAGTGGAAGACATTGAAGctgcataaaataaattaaggaaTTTCGAAAAATTTAGGCCAAGTTGTTGAACGCACTTGTAGTAATAAATTATGATTAGGGCTACAAAGTCAGCGCACAGAACTGCGGTCATTGGTCAGCATAACGGCGTCAAGCATTTACTACTTTCATTATCcgttataattattaaaatatatatagctgtattattttttcttttttttttgttttgttttttatagaatttcagaaccctttaaaatttattttagtaaggTACTGTTATTTCGTGTTATTCAATGTCAAGTTTCTCTTACTTATGAACAGTGTTATAAAGAATCCatgtctattttttatttttcataaaaggtATATTtcgtaattaatttttaaaagataaaatttttaataaattccaACAATGAAAACAGTGTtagtatcattttccttaatatTTGCTCACACTGCAAACACATTTGGAAATTTAATGTTCAGTGTGAATTTGAGAAGACAGTGGATTCCACATTAATTGTATTACCtaacataaataaatgttttttttctagaaaataaaggttcatttttttcttagaaaaataaaactgtcCATTCCTgcttcttatttcttttttcctggaagaagaaaataattacaaagaGTAACTATTAAGAAAAATCTTGAGTTTTTCGAACTTGAATTATCTTCacataattattctaattttactcattaaaaaaatttcaaattaacttaggttttcattttccaataaaatattattttctaatatatccTAAGAAACATAAACATGCCCTAGATGATGGAGTGAGAATAAGACTGCATTAGTTATTATGAGAAACATGTCGATCCTGTATGAAACCcccaaagaaaatgaaaaaggtggACAAAATTTTcctactatatttatttaatttgactGTAGTCCTTCTCATATAACTgccttctttaatttcattctCTCAACCATTTGCAGTTTTCCAGCCTTTACATTCACATCTTAAGCtacgaaatatatatatatatatatatatatatatatatatatatatatatatatatatatatatatatatatatatatttaaagataaaattcaactaaaaataaattataatatataagtaagttaaatttttttagagttAATTTTATATAGTTGAGTAAGACTTAAACTATTTATCTTAGTGAGTATGAAAATTGATTGTAAGACtgttaaatttaacataaattcatgaaaattcaattttaaacttataagaatttactttgacataaaataatttaatttatataaataatatcctaaattaaaaattaatgatttattcAATTGTCTTCCACTTTTTGTTATATTCTTTAAggagattaaattattttgtcaaCAACttgtttaaaaagtttttttctaACATCATGATAAGATAACAGTTTATAGTTAATTTCATACTCACTAATCATTTCACATATCTTTGTAAATGTTGAACTTttaattacatgaaaaaaataacattattataaaagaattcaatAACTTGAACATCAATCTCTTCTTTGtatcatttaatttatgaataatattcTACATGTGAACTCCTAATGTtagtgtaaaatatattaactaaatataaaaccaaattatataaataaaaatgaattgaactaattttataaaatcagaGGTACCTGATGGATTCTTCACTTAGGAGAGAGAGATAACAGGTTGAGGGAAATGAAAGTGGAGATCTTAAATACTGTAATCGGTGAGGAAGATGAGTAACTGATATGGTTAAAGGACCCTATTTATGACCATTAACGGATGGTATTAAAGGCTAATTAAAAGGTTAATTTGCTATACAACTCATATTACGTTACTCTCTCCATCCCTATTTAGAATATCCTTTCTGTAAGATTGTTAATTCTTTTATACAACATGATTTGTAATTCGatgatatattaaatttttaagaaaaatgcttcgtttttattatttttaactaattttccTATAATGAGTAAATTACATGTTAAGATAGGTGTTATATTATTGGTTGCAAATAATGCTAGATTTGGAATGACTTGcatttgtatatatattgttCTTTATATAGTTGTGTTCTTTTTGTATGATGTTTGCTTGCAGTGATAGTTATCAAAATAACAACTGAGTGGAATATTTAATCTAAGggattgattatttatttggtGATGCATGGCATATTTTTGTACCTATTTCACATTTTCTATAACAATAAAAGAACCATCTTCAACacaatcttaaaaaaaaattacttatattagttatcaatttttatctctttttcatTGTAATAAAATGAGTTAGTTTATCTTATTGGTGATCCACCACACGAATTGGTTTATAGGAAGACGGATTAAAGATAGGTTGGCGGGTTGgttaaccaatttttttttttttaattttaaatatgttttcatattttagtacactgtaaacatttttaaatatattatttttaattaaggtttaatcattcaccaAGTCTCTATTTTCGTGTGGAATCTAGATTTAGTTCTTTTCTTTCTGAAAAACTCAATTGGATcccaaatttatcaaaattgcAACAATAggatcctttccgttaaattatTTGTAACAACGTTAGTGGTCACTTTACGTGACACGTTGTAGTCAGTTTGTTAAGTGACGTGGCTGAGTGAGGTATGACAGATTAAGACACGTgtattaatgaattataaaccaaaattaaataaaacgaaaatgaa
This DNA window, taken from Vigna radiata var. radiata cultivar VC1973A chromosome 5, Vradiata_ver6, whole genome shotgun sequence, encodes the following:
- the LOC106761310 gene encoding uncharacterized protein LOC106761310, whose amino-acid sequence is MSFGSSLLSHPHSVRFLFNNTGNSRFKAAAEVPDSLSEDWFKSRKKRPFGPRLDFSAEDAVHYQLEALKYNDQPRQDYGIEVMYRFAGFDPFERSTYFGPFFDLGQFERFRRIFHHSTYRVLLGHKERKIMSTLFVEENKYKQRVWIRGSRPEEEEIFQFTMVQRVGGCWDGYWLTESLLHDTDTFAGGLAY
- the LOC106760407 gene encoding EG45-like domain containing protein 2; the protein is MTAVLCADFVALIIIYYYKCVQQLGLNFSKFLNLFYAASMSSTSSLRLILCTLFFSSLFLRHSLADVGTAAHYGPPFLPTACYGRDASQFPSNNFFGAVGEGLWDNGAACGRQYQVRCISAAARGTCIPGQMIQIKIVDRAQSSVSRPSLAGTTLVLSSKGFQVIANASAPFINVEYQQV